One Rossellomorea aquimaris DNA window includes the following coding sequences:
- the hflX gene encoding GTPase HflX, whose product MKEKVILVGCQLEEDDLRFQYSLAELEELTQTAQGQVVAVLIQKRDRVHPGTYIGKGKVEELVMLEEQFEPDIIIFNDELSPSQIRNLSKDLHARVIDRTQLILDIFAMRARSREGKLQVELAQLQYLLPRLIGQGASLSRLGGGIGTRGPGETKLESDRRHIHRRIDDIKKQLQIIVEHRERYRERRKRNKAFQIALVGYTNAGKSTLFNRISLADSYEENQLFATLDPMTRKMPLPSGYLTLLTDTVGFIQDLPTTLVAAFRSTLEEVREADLLLHVVDSSNPDYSQHEKTVQSLLEDLDMFGLPQLTVYNKKDVMHHDFVPSSEWDRIMISALNEHDRGQLLLKIEEVVKKHMISYHVFIPASEGKVLAQLKNETILKKLEFIEENQVYELTGYHLDDHPIAGSIKKFQR is encoded by the coding sequence ATGAAGGAAAAAGTCATTCTGGTCGGGTGTCAACTGGAAGAAGATGACTTACGTTTTCAATATAGTTTAGCGGAGCTTGAAGAACTGACTCAAACGGCCCAAGGTCAAGTTGTGGCTGTTCTCATTCAAAAACGGGACCGCGTTCATCCTGGTACATATATCGGGAAGGGAAAAGTAGAAGAACTGGTCATGTTGGAAGAACAATTTGAACCGGATATCATCATTTTCAATGACGAACTATCTCCGAGTCAAATACGAAACTTATCAAAAGATCTACATGCCAGGGTGATCGATCGAACTCAACTGATCCTGGATATCTTCGCTATGCGCGCCCGTTCAAGAGAAGGGAAGTTACAAGTAGAGCTTGCACAACTTCAATACCTGCTTCCAAGATTAATCGGGCAGGGAGCATCTCTCTCCAGATTGGGAGGAGGGATTGGAACAAGAGGACCTGGTGAGACAAAACTCGAAAGTGACCGTCGTCATATACATCGCAGAATTGATGATATTAAGAAACAACTACAAATCATTGTTGAACACAGAGAAAGGTATCGTGAACGAAGAAAGCGTAACAAAGCCTTTCAAATTGCACTGGTAGGTTATACAAACGCTGGGAAATCGACTTTGTTTAATCGAATTTCATTAGCAGACTCATATGAAGAGAATCAACTCTTCGCAACATTGGACCCGATGACCAGAAAAATGCCCTTGCCCAGTGGCTACTTGACATTACTAACGGATACAGTCGGATTTATCCAAGATCTCCCGACTACATTAGTGGCGGCTTTTCGCTCTACATTGGAAGAGGTGAGAGAGGCGGATCTTCTTCTCCATGTAGTGGATAGTTCAAATCCCGATTACAGTCAGCATGAAAAAACCGTTCAATCTTTATTAGAAGACCTGGACATGTTTGGACTGCCTCAGTTAACGGTTTACAACAAGAAAGATGTGATGCACCATGACTTTGTCCCAAGCAGCGAATGGGATCGTATCATGATCAGTGCCTTAAACGAACACGATCGCGGGCAGCTTTTATTAAAAATAGAAGAAGTCGTGAAAAAACATATGATATCTTATCATGTATTTATTCCTGCGAGTGAAGGGAAGGTCCTTGCACAATTAAAGAATGAAACCATCTTAAAAAAGCTGGAATTTATAGAAGAAAACCAGGTTTATGAATTGACGGGCTATCACCTGGACGATCATCCAATTGCAGGCAGCATCAAGAAATTTCAAAGGTAG
- a CDS encoding methionine gamma-lyase family protein, translated as MFEQLVHGNTLKPLVTKVEASIKDIHNQIEERAENNQFSVLRSFQKHRVSDSHFIPSTGYGYDDAGRDTLESIYADVFGGEAGLVRPQIISGTHAISIALFGVLRPGDELVYITGKPYDTLEEIVGIRGEGTGSLKDFQIGYQSVDLLQSGKVDFEGVAKTISSKTKMVGIQRSKGYANRPSFTIEEIKEMIDFVKEINPGVVVFVDNCYGEFVEESEPCHIGADLMAGSLIKNPGGGLAKTGGYIVGKKEYVDACSYRMTSPGIGAEAGASLYSLQEMYQGFFLAPHVVAQSLKGAVFTSALLTELGMNTNPSPHAKRTDLIQSVQFDDRDKMVAFCQAIQFASPINSHFTPYPNYMPGYEDDVIMAAGTFIQGSSIELSADGPIRPPYVAYVQGGLTYAHVKIAVCSAVDNLIEKGLITVTKGY; from the coding sequence ATGTTTGAACAATTAGTGCACGGAAACACTCTAAAACCATTGGTAACAAAAGTTGAAGCAAGCATTAAAGATATACACAACCAAATTGAAGAACGGGCTGAAAATAACCAATTCAGTGTGCTTAGATCTTTTCAAAAGCACCGTGTAAGCGATTCTCACTTCATACCTTCAACTGGCTATGGGTATGACGATGCAGGAAGAGACACGTTAGAAAGCATTTATGCCGATGTTTTCGGAGGAGAAGCAGGACTGGTGCGACCTCAGATTATTTCAGGTACTCACGCAATCTCCATCGCCTTATTTGGAGTACTTAGACCTGGGGACGAATTAGTGTACATAACTGGAAAACCATATGATACGTTAGAAGAAATTGTTGGGATCCGCGGGGAAGGAACCGGGTCACTGAAAGACTTTCAAATTGGCTATCAAAGTGTAGATTTACTTCAGTCTGGAAAAGTCGATTTTGAAGGGGTGGCAAAAACGATTTCTTCCAAAACGAAAATGGTGGGGATTCAGCGATCTAAAGGATATGCCAACCGACCTTCCTTTACTATAGAAGAAATCAAAGAAATGATTGATTTTGTAAAAGAGATCAACCCTGGAGTGGTCGTCTTCGTAGACAACTGCTACGGAGAGTTTGTTGAAGAGAGTGAGCCTTGTCACATCGGAGCAGATTTAATGGCAGGCTCCCTTATCAAAAATCCTGGCGGAGGTCTTGCTAAAACCGGGGGTTACATTGTAGGAAAGAAAGAATACGTTGACGCATGTTCATATCGAATGACCTCTCCTGGAATAGGGGCAGAGGCGGGTGCATCTCTTTATAGCTTGCAAGAAATGTATCAAGGCTTCTTTTTGGCACCCCATGTGGTGGCACAATCATTAAAGGGGGCCGTCTTCACATCGGCGCTCTTAACGGAACTTGGCATGAATACAAATCCAAGTCCTCATGCAAAACGAACAGATTTAATTCAGTCTGTGCAGTTCGATGACAGAGATAAGATGGTCGCATTTTGCCAGGCAATACAGTTTGCATCACCTATAAATTCTCATTTTACTCCATATCCCAACTATATGCCTGGCTATGAGGATGATGTCATTATGGCAGCAGGTACATTCATTCAAGGTTCCAGCATTGAATTATCTGCAGACGGACCGATAAGACCACCTTATGTGGCATACGTCCAGGGGGGATTGACTTACGCACACGTGAAAATTGCCGTTTGCTCAGCAGTAGATAATTTGATTGAAAAAGGTTTAATCACTGTGACAAAAGGATATTAA
- a CDS encoding MerR family transcriptional regulator produces MSGSEIRRTMALFPISIVMQLTDLTARQIRYYEEHQLINPARTEGNRRLFSLNDIDKLLEVKDLLDQGINMAGIKKIFAVSSHNESKVVSDVSNEKEEKARQDLSDDELRKLLRNELMHSGRFTKASLRQGDMSRFFH; encoded by the coding sequence ATGAGCGGAAGTGAAATTCGTCGAACGATGGCATTATTTCCAATTAGTATTGTCATGCAGCTCACGGACCTAACAGCTCGTCAGATTCGATACTATGAAGAGCACCAATTGATCAACCCTGCACGTACTGAGGGTAATCGCAGGCTCTTTTCCTTGAATGACATTGATAAGTTATTGGAAGTAAAGGATCTGTTAGATCAAGGCATCAATATGGCTGGGATAAAGAAGATATTTGCGGTATCCAGTCATAATGAAAGTAAAGTAGTATCTGACGTAAGTAATGAAAAGGAAGAAAAAGCACGACAGGATCTATCCGATGACGAGCTGCGTAAATTACTTCGAAATGAATTGATGCATTCCGGTCGATTTACTAAAGCATCTTTACGTCAAGGTGACATGTCCCGCTTTTTTCATTAA
- the glnA gene encoding type I glutamate--ammonia ligase — protein sequence MAKYTREDVLRLANEEGVKFIRLQFTDILGTIKNVEIPLSQLEKALDNKMMFDGSSIEGFVRIEESDMYLFPDLDTWLVFPWTAEKGKVARLICDIYNPDGTPFEGDPRNNLKRILSQMEELGFTDFNLGPEPEFFLFKLDVNGEPTLELNDNGGYFDLAPTDLGENCRRDIALELEEMGFEIEASHHEVAPGQHEIDFKYASALRACDDIQTFKLVVKTIARKHGLHATFMPKPLFGVNGSGMHCNMSLFKNGQNSFFDEKGDLQLSDTARQFLAGIIKHATDFTAITNPTVNSYKRLVPGYEAPCYVAWSARNRSPLIRIPASRGLSTRVEVRSVDPAANPYLAMAVLLAAGLDGIKNNLPAPKPIDRNIYVMDKKEREEAGIVDLPATLHAALENLKTNEVIVKSLGEHIFEHFVEAKEIEWDMFRTQVHPWEREQYIQMY from the coding sequence ATGGCAAAGTATACTCGAGAAGATGTTTTAAGATTAGCGAATGAAGAAGGTGTCAAGTTCATCCGACTGCAATTCACTGACATTCTGGGGACGATTAAGAACGTAGAAATCCCTCTAAGTCAGCTTGAGAAGGCATTGGACAACAAGATGATGTTTGACGGATCTTCAATTGAAGGATTTGTTCGTATTGAAGAATCAGATATGTACCTATTCCCTGATTTAGATACTTGGTTAGTATTCCCATGGACAGCTGAAAAAGGAAAAGTAGCCCGACTAATCTGTGATATCTACAATCCAGATGGCACTCCATTCGAAGGAGATCCGCGTAACAACTTAAAGCGCATTTTAAGCCAAATGGAAGAACTTGGGTTTACTGACTTCAATCTTGGACCTGAGCCAGAATTCTTCCTCTTTAAATTAGACGTAAATGGTGAGCCGACATTAGAATTAAACGATAACGGTGGCTATTTCGATTTAGCTCCTACCGATTTAGGTGAGAACTGCCGCCGTGATATCGCATTAGAACTGGAAGAAATGGGCTTTGAAATCGAAGCATCTCACCATGAAGTTGCCCCTGGTCAACATGAGATTGACTTTAAATATGCAAGTGCATTAAGAGCATGTGATGATATCCAAACATTTAAATTAGTGGTTAAAACGATCGCTCGTAAGCATGGATTACACGCAACATTTATGCCTAAGCCTCTGTTTGGTGTAAATGGATCAGGAATGCACTGTAACATGTCCCTTTTCAAAAATGGGCAAAACTCTTTCTTCGATGAAAAGGGAGATCTGCAATTAAGCGATACAGCTCGTCAATTCCTTGCAGGTATCATTAAACATGCAACAGACTTTACAGCGATCACGAACCCGACTGTAAACTCATACAAGCGTTTAGTACCTGGATATGAAGCACCTTGTTATGTTGCATGGTCTGCTCGTAACCGCAGCCCATTAATCCGTATCCCTGCTTCTCGTGGATTAAGCACACGTGTTGAAGTCCGTAGTGTTGACCCGGCGGCTAACCCATATCTGGCGATGGCTGTATTACTGGCAGCTGGATTAGATGGTATCAAAAATAACCTTCCAGCTCCTAAGCCAATCGACCGCAACATTTATGTTATGGATAAAAAAGAGCGTGAAGAAGCGGGAATCGTGGATCTTCCAGCAACTTTACACGCTGCATTAGAAAACCTTAAAACAAATGAAGTAATCGTTAAATCCCTTGGGGAACACATCTTCGAACACTTCGTTGAAGCGAAAGAAATCGAATGGGATATGTTCCGTACACAAGTACACCCATGGGAGCGCGAGCAATATATTCAAATGTATTAA
- the lexA gene encoding transcriptional repressor LexA, producing MTKLSKRQQDILEYIKIAVREKGYPPSVREIGEAVGLASSSTVHGHLARLESKGLIRRDPTKPRAIEILNLEEDTIPRQRVVNVPLIGKVTAGQPITAVENVEEFFPLPERMAPSDEQVFMLEIMGDSMIEAGILDGDFVIVRQQQTANNGDIVVAMTEEDEATVKRFFKEKDFVRLQPENSTMEPIILRNVSILGKVVGVYRQVH from the coding sequence ATGACAAAATTGTCTAAAAGACAGCAAGACATACTAGAATATATTAAAATTGCAGTAAGAGAAAAAGGGTATCCACCTTCCGTACGGGAAATTGGTGAAGCCGTTGGTCTTGCTTCTAGTTCCACCGTACACGGACATCTGGCCAGATTAGAGAGTAAAGGGCTTATTCGTAGAGATCCCACTAAACCAAGAGCCATTGAAATCTTAAACCTTGAAGAGGATACGATTCCACGCCAACGAGTTGTGAATGTTCCCTTAATCGGTAAGGTCACAGCCGGTCAACCTATTACAGCCGTAGAGAATGTAGAAGAATTTTTCCCTTTACCGGAGCGTATGGCACCTTCAGATGAACAGGTCTTTATGCTTGAAATCATGGGTGATAGTATGATAGAAGCAGGAATTTTAGATGGGGATTTTGTCATCGTGCGTCAGCAGCAAACAGCGAATAATGGAGACATCGTCGTAGCGATGACAGAGGAAGACGAAGCAACTGTAAAACGTTTTTTCAAAGAAAAAGATTTTGTACGATTACAGCCGGAGAACTCAACAATGGAACCGATCATTTTACGTAATGTATCCATTTTAGGAAAAGTTGTCGGAGTTTACCGCCAAGTACATTAA
- a CDS encoding LysM peptidoglycan-binding domain-containing protein produces the protein MLTHIWNRFSYIIILFVLALLSAVYFLIVTASQPSYQSITVQDGDTLWTIAKQYNEEYSMTVEEFIAWVGEENNLISFSIQPGESLVLPIENPTLSTHSDYELVMYEE, from the coding sequence ATGTTAACACATATTTGGAATCGTTTCTCTTACATTATTATTTTATTTGTTTTAGCACTCTTATCAGCAGTTTATTTTCTAATAGTCACGGCAAGTCAACCTTCTTACCAAAGCATCACTGTTCAGGATGGAGACACTCTTTGGACTATTGCCAAACAATATAATGAAGAATATTCTATGACAGTGGAAGAATTTATCGCATGGGTAGGAGAGGAAAACAATCTTATATCATTCTCAATCCAACCAGGTGAATCACTTGTATTACCTATAGAAAATCCAACATTATCTACCCATTCAGATTATGAATTGGTAATGTACGAAGAATAG
- a CDS encoding recombinase family protein, translating to MEAVIYCRVSTKKDTQETSLERQEEELVKLAQDHQYEVAAIIKDQASGFELDRPGVLELLDLIKDESIGAVLIQDETRIGRGNAKIALIHCLLKEEVKIISQTHSGELHLSESDSMVINIVSMVEEYQRKLHNLKIRRGMKRAVENGFQPHKNLKNKGNVDGRERIEVPVEEIVRLRKNELTFAEIAATLRGFGYDVSKATVHRRFKEYMTSVENA from the coding sequence ATGGAGGCAGTAATTTACTGCAGAGTCAGTACAAAAAAAGACACACAGGAAACATCCTTGGAACGCCAAGAAGAGGAATTAGTGAAATTAGCACAAGACCACCAATACGAAGTGGCTGCTATCATAAAAGATCAAGCAAGCGGTTTTGAATTAGATCGTCCAGGTGTTCTCGAACTTCTTGATTTGATTAAAGATGAGTCGATTGGTGCTGTTCTCATCCAGGATGAAACAAGAATTGGCAGAGGGAATGCCAAAATTGCTCTCATACACTGTTTATTAAAAGAGGAAGTCAAGATTATCAGTCAAACCCATAGTGGAGAGCTTCACTTATCTGAATCTGATTCTATGGTGATTAATATCGTAAGCATGGTTGAGGAATATCAAAGAAAACTCCATAATTTGAAAATCAGACGAGGGATGAAAAGGGCAGTGGAAAATGGTTTTCAACCTCATAAAAATCTAAAAAATAAAGGGAATGTGGATGGAAGGGAGCGAATCGAAGTACCAGTTGAGGAAATTGTCCGTTTAAGGAAGAACGAACTGACTTTTGCTGAAATTGCAGCAACATTAAGAGGGTTCGGGTATGATGTCTCCAAAGCTACTGTACATAGGCGTTTTAAAGAATATATGACTTCAGTTGAAAATGCGTAA
- a CDS encoding DUF896 domain-containing protein yields the protein MLSKTKMSRINELAKKSKSSGLTEQEAKEQSKLRKEYLETFRQSMKGTIENTRIFDPEGNEVTPKKIQDIQTKKKMH from the coding sequence ATGCTTTCAAAAACGAAAATGAGTCGAATCAATGAACTTGCCAAGAAGTCTAAGAGTAGCGGACTAACCGAACAAGAGGCAAAAGAGCAGTCCAAATTGAGAAAAGAATACCTGGAAACATTCCGACAATCGATGAAAGGTACCATCGAAAATACAAGAATCTTTGATCCGGAAGGTAATGAAGTGACACCTAAGAAGATTCAGGATATACAGACCAAAAAGAAAATGCATTAA
- the tkt gene encoding transketolase, with translation MFDNTDQLAINTIRTLSIDAIEKAGSGHPGMPMGAAPMAYALWTRFMNHNPKNPEWFNRDRFVLSAGHGSMLLYSLLHLSGYGVSMEDLKEFRQWGSKTPGHPEYKHTPGVEATTGPLGQGIGMAVGMALAERHLASTYNKDQYDMVDHFTYSICGDGDLMEGVASEAASLAGHLKLGRLVVLYDSNDISLDGELDKSFSESVKGRFESYGWQYIRVEDGNDLDKISKAIEEAQGDTTRPTMIEVKTVIGYGAPNKSGKSAVHGAPLGEDEMKLTKEAYQWTFEQDFHVPDEVYSRFEEKIQKAGSEKEEAWADLFIKYKEEHPELAVQLEAAIKGDLPEGWDQDIPVYEEGKALASRASSGEVLNAIAKNLPSFIGGSADLAGSNKTMIKDEADFTHESPEGRNIWFGVREFGMGAAMNGMALHGGLHVFGGTFFVFSDYLRPAIRLAALMGLPVTYVFTHDSIAVGEDGPTHEPVEQLASLRAMPNLSVIRPGDGNEVAAAWKLSLESKDQPTMLVLSRQDLPTLKGTADKAYNGVDKGAYVVSASGKEQPDALLIATGSEVHLAVDAQNALEKDGISVSVVSMPSWDRFEKQSKEYKESILPKSVKKRLAIEMGSPMGWDRYVGDEGDILAIDGYGASAPGARVMEEYGFTSENVVSRIKALIQ, from the coding sequence ATGTTTGATAACACAGATCAGTTAGCAATTAATACAATCCGTACATTATCTATCGATGCAATTGAAAAAGCAGGTTCTGGACACCCCGGAATGCCTATGGGAGCAGCTCCGATGGCGTATGCTCTTTGGACAAGATTCATGAACCATAATCCGAAAAATCCCGAGTGGTTTAACAGGGACCGCTTCGTTTTATCTGCTGGTCATGGATCGATGCTATTATATAGCCTGCTTCATTTATCAGGTTATGGCGTTTCAATGGAAGATCTTAAAGAATTCCGTCAATGGGGAAGTAAAACTCCGGGTCACCCGGAATACAAACATACTCCAGGAGTAGAAGCTACGACTGGACCATTAGGACAAGGAATCGGTATGGCAGTCGGTATGGCATTGGCTGAAAGGCACTTAGCGTCTACATACAACAAGGATCAATACGATATGGTAGACCATTTTACATATTCTATTTGCGGAGATGGAGACTTAATGGAGGGGGTGGCCTCTGAAGCAGCTTCATTGGCAGGTCACTTGAAATTAGGTCGTCTTGTAGTTCTCTATGATTCAAATGATATTTCACTTGATGGAGAGTTAGACAAATCTTTCTCTGAAAGTGTGAAAGGCCGGTTTGAATCATATGGTTGGCAATATATTCGTGTTGAAGACGGGAATGACCTTGATAAAATTTCCAAAGCAATCGAAGAGGCTCAAGGAGATACTACCCGTCCAACTATGATCGAAGTTAAGACGGTCATCGGATACGGAGCTCCTAATAAATCAGGTAAATCTGCTGTTCATGGTGCTCCACTTGGTGAAGACGAAATGAAGCTAACGAAAGAAGCCTATCAATGGACGTTTGAGCAGGATTTTCATGTGCCTGATGAAGTTTACAGCAGGTTCGAGGAAAAAATCCAAAAAGCAGGTTCTGAAAAAGAAGAAGCTTGGGCTGACCTATTCATAAAATATAAAGAAGAGCATCCAGAGCTTGCTGTCCAATTAGAAGCAGCAATCAAAGGTGATCTTCCAGAAGGATGGGATCAGGATATCCCGGTATATGAAGAAGGAAAAGCACTGGCAAGCAGAGCTTCTTCAGGTGAAGTGTTAAATGCGATTGCAAAGAATCTTCCTTCGTTCATTGGTGGATCAGCTGACTTAGCAGGATCTAACAAGACGATGATTAAAGATGAAGCAGACTTCACTCATGAATCGCCTGAAGGCCGTAATATTTGGTTCGGTGTTCGTGAGTTCGGTATGGGTGCAGCCATGAATGGTATGGCTCTTCACGGCGGTCTCCACGTATTCGGAGGAACATTCTTCGTATTCAGTGACTATTTAAGACCCGCAATCCGTTTAGCGGCATTAATGGGCTTACCTGTGACATATGTATTCACACATGATAGTATCGCTGTCGGAGAAGATGGACCTACGCATGAACCTGTAGAACAGCTCGCTTCACTTCGTGCCATGCCTAACCTTTCTGTCATCCGCCCTGGTGACGGAAATGAAGTTGCAGCAGCCTGGAAATTATCGTTAGAGTCAAAGGATCAGCCAACGATGTTAGTTCTATCTCGACAGGACCTCCCAACTCTTAAAGGTACTGCAGATAAAGCATATAATGGCGTAGACAAAGGAGCATATGTGGTATCTGCTTCTGGCAAGGAACAGCCTGATGCTTTACTGATTGCAACTGGTTCTGAAGTGCATTTAGCAGTAGACGCTCAAAATGCACTTGAAAAAGACGGAATCAGCGTATCTGTCGTAAGTATGCCGTCTTGGGATCGCTTCGAGAAACAATCAAAAGAATACAAAGAATCTATTCTGCCTAAGAGTGTGAAAAAACGTCTTGCTATCGAAATGGGATCTCCAATGGGGTGGGATCGCTATGTAGGAGACGAGGGCGACATCTTAGCGATTGATGGATATGGTGCATCTGCACCTGGAGCAAGAGTCATGGAAGAGTACGGCTTTACCTCAGAAAATGTAGTTTCCAGAATCAAAGCATTGATTCAGTAA
- the sirA gene encoding sporulation inhibitor of replication protein SirA, with protein MRNYQIYWIEEMFVQHYYGRERIFYQLFSEWEASSGELHDIISKQVNYITRPIPYLPTQRLLQHEIIKIEGAAWVDSVATIEGIDSGATLVLNEKWMTLNAWGHDESEYIFFEILRRNMGQLLAIDIQNERFGWLKPIKQRKFIY; from the coding sequence GTGCGAAACTATCAAATCTATTGGATTGAAGAAATGTTCGTTCAGCACTACTATGGTCGGGAAAGAATTTTCTATCAGCTGTTTTCCGAATGGGAAGCAAGTTCAGGGGAGCTACACGATATCATCTCGAAACAAGTAAATTACATTACTAGGCCAATTCCATACCTTCCTACACAAAGACTCCTGCAGCACGAGATCATTAAAATTGAAGGAGCGGCTTGGGTTGATTCAGTTGCAACGATTGAAGGGATCGATTCAGGTGCTACACTTGTTCTCAATGAAAAATGGATGACGCTCAATGCTTGGGGTCACGATGAATCTGAATATATATTTTTTGAGATCCTGCGCAGAAATATGGGTCAATTGCTCGCGATTGATATTCAAAATGAACGTTTTGGGTGGTTAAAACCGATAAAACAAAGAAAATTTATATATTAA
- a CDS encoding YneF family protein, protein MSTTGLLILVGVLALLAGVALGFFIARKYMMSYLKKNPPINEQMLRMMMMQMGQKPSQKKINQMMNAMNKNMK, encoded by the coding sequence ATGTCAACGACTGGGTTACTTATTCTAGTTGGAGTTCTAGCATTACTTGCTGGAGTTGCACTAGGATTTTTCATTGCTCGTAAATATATGATGAGCTATCTTAAGAAAAATCCACCAATCAACGAGCAAATGTTACGCATGATGATGATGCAAATGGGTCAAAAACCTTCCCAAAAGAAAATCAATCAAATGATGAATGCAATGAATAAGAACATGAAGTAA
- a CDS encoding CamS family sex pheromone protein, whose protein sequence is MKKWMIASLSLMILVAGCSNKPQEVMDEETLEIQNSAAGEAREYLNYKVNKEKKSINRGLITMMINNRSDMDEIETGLMSLSTEHFSPEDYVYQEGQYLKGLNSWLGRKSKANKLGLNPALESKDDMGWEQRMELEKKNPMYLAYIHEQNYVDSEGKIKGISLGLAMNTVDYIRVEDENKLMHFDEAKIDDQQLEEYGKKIANTVVSRVRANKELKDVPILISLYKLQPLNSVVSGNYITSSYVDENDKTAKKWNDVTDKYFYFPSDEGEEKDRDLHNRIRDLEDYVSKYFSHQDIEFVGKALYQKDTLNKLVIDVHTGMVKETELIGFSQAIGPEIVDYFPHTPVYLYVKTPKGLKATIVKEVDQEPFVQIH, encoded by the coding sequence ATGAAAAAATGGATGATTGCTTCACTGTCTCTCATGATTCTTGTTGCCGGATGCAGCAATAAGCCTCAAGAAGTGATGGATGAAGAAACACTTGAAATTCAAAATAGTGCAGCTGGAGAAGCGCGCGAATATTTAAATTATAAAGTGAACAAAGAGAAGAAATCAATCAATCGTGGTCTCATTACGATGATGATTAACAATCGCAGTGATATGGATGAAATCGAGACTGGCCTCATGTCTTTATCCACCGAGCATTTTTCACCAGAGGACTATGTATACCAGGAAGGTCAATACCTTAAAGGGCTAAATTCATGGCTGGGAAGAAAGTCTAAAGCAAATAAATTAGGGCTTAATCCTGCTCTGGAGAGTAAAGATGATATGGGTTGGGAACAACGAATGGAGCTTGAAAAAAAGAATCCCATGTATCTCGCTTATATCCATGAACAGAACTACGTTGACTCAGAAGGGAAAATAAAAGGGATTTCCCTCGGTCTTGCTATGAATACCGTAGATTATATTCGAGTCGAAGATGAAAATAAGCTCATGCATTTTGATGAGGCAAAGATCGATGACCAACAGTTAGAAGAATACGGAAAGAAAATAGCCAACACCGTTGTCAGTAGGGTGAGAGCCAATAAGGAACTGAAAGATGTCCCTATACTGATATCCCTATACAAACTTCAACCATTGAATAGCGTAGTGTCCGGCAACTATATTACTTCCAGTTATGTTGACGAAAATGATAAAACGGCAAAAAAATGGAATGATGTAACGGATAAATATTTTTACTTCCCTAGTGATGAAGGGGAAGAGAAAGATCGTGATCTACATAATCGGATTCGTGATTTAGAAGATTATGTTTCGAAATATTTTTCACACCAGGATATTGAGTTTGTCGGAAAAGCTTTATACCAAAAAGACACCTTAAATAAACTTGTGATTGATGTACATACTGGAATGGTGAAAGAAACAGAACTAATAGGCTTTTCTCAGGCAATTGGTCCTGAAATTGTTGATTACTTCCCTCATACACCCGTTTACCTATATGTGAAGACACCAAAGGGTCTGAAAGCAACCATTGTAAAAGAAGTGGACCAAGAACCATTTGTTCAAATCCATTAG